The following proteins are co-located in the Brevibacillus laterosporus DSM 25 genome:
- a CDS encoding membrane protein — translation MQKSWKAILQIAFTYIGTVVGAGFASGREILEFFVRFGPYGLLGIGIASLLFVWSAIQVMLVAQRIQAKSYQEVSFYLFGKTIGTFFNTILLLVLIGTTSVMLAFTGSLFKESFHLPAQIGIWASMILIFLVTARGMGAIHTVNSIFVPILIGFTLLVFFYTKPWDSTATVTGLPLDELESDGWLQSPIYYVSLNVALAQAVLIPIGRECSSRRTLVYGGLVGGLGIGFLLFLAYASLLDNMPHVQFVDTPTIFILSGLGKTITFLFALLVYAEVFSSLVANLFGLVEQVKSYINLHFSLILLIILLICYGVSFVGFSSLLTILYPLFGQIVVFFLVMLFYRQLMDRSRRWN, via the coding sequence ATGCAAAAGTCATGGAAAGCTATTTTGCAGATCGCCTTTACTTATATCGGAACGGTTGTAGGTGCTGGATTTGCTTCAGGTCGAGAGATTCTTGAATTTTTTGTACGTTTTGGACCGTACGGTTTACTTGGAATTGGCATCGCTAGTCTATTATTTGTCTGGTCTGCTATACAGGTCATGCTGGTAGCACAGCGCATACAGGCCAAATCCTATCAGGAAGTTAGCTTCTACCTATTTGGCAAAACGATCGGCACTTTTTTTAATACAATATTACTTCTGGTCTTAATCGGGACAACTTCAGTTATGCTTGCCTTTACTGGTTCCCTTTTTAAAGAATCGTTCCATTTACCAGCTCAGATAGGAATTTGGGCAAGTATGATACTTATTTTCCTGGTAACGGCTAGAGGTATGGGAGCTATCCACACGGTAAATAGTATTTTTGTTCCGATCCTTATTGGATTTACACTGCTTGTCTTCTTTTACACGAAGCCATGGGATAGTACTGCCACCGTAACCGGCTTGCCTCTTGATGAACTAGAGAGTGACGGATGGCTCCAATCCCCCATCTATTATGTATCGCTTAATGTTGCATTAGCACAAGCAGTCCTAATCCCTATAGGGCGAGAGTGCTCTTCTAGGCGTACTTTAGTTTACGGAGGCTTAGTTGGTGGATTAGGTATTGGCTTCCTTCTCTTTCTCGCGTATGCATCACTACTCGACAATATGCCCCACGTTCAATTTGTAGATACTCCTACGATTTTCATTTTGTCTGGGCTAGGCAAAACGATTACCTTCCTGTTTGCGTTATTGGTCTATGCAGAGGTTTTCTCCTCGCTTGTTGCCAATCTGTTTGGCTTAGTTGAACAGGTAAAAAGCTATATTAATCTGCACTTTTCACTAATCCTATTGATCATACTGCTAATCTGCTATGGGGTTAGTTTTGTAGGGTTTAGTTCTTTGCTTACTATATTGTACCCGCTTTTTGGACAGATTGTCGTGTTCTTTTTAGTGATGCTATTTTATCGCCAACTGATGGATCGATCCAGACGATGGAACTGA
- a CDS encoding tRNA (mnm(5)s(2)U34)-methyltransferase: protein MFPNVLEVVRQYIRERVVEGETVVDATMGNGNDTLFLAQLVGERGKVYAYDVQAEAIEKTRARLEREQVVERVNLLLTSHEQIKEIPVDLGAVMFNLGYLPGGNKDITTQANTTIRAIEAGLDKLRTGGIMTIIIYWGHEAGTIEKDAVVAYCEKLPQSEYLVLRYQYMNQQNQAPFIIAIEKR, encoded by the coding sequence GTGTTTCCAAATGTTTTAGAAGTTGTACGTCAATATATTAGAGAGCGAGTAGTAGAGGGAGAGACTGTAGTGGATGCTACTATGGGCAATGGAAATGATACATTATTTCTTGCTCAATTAGTTGGGGAAAGAGGAAAAGTGTACGCTTATGATGTTCAAGCAGAAGCGATTGAGAAGACTAGAGCACGCTTAGAACGTGAACAGGTAGTAGAGCGGGTAAATTTGTTATTAACCAGTCACGAACAAATTAAAGAGATTCCGGTTGATCTTGGAGCCGTTATGTTTAACTTAGGATATTTACCGGGCGGAAATAAGGATATTACCACACAGGCTAATACCACCATTCGTGCAATTGAAGCCGGCTTGGATAAGCTACGAACAGGCGGAATAATGACTATCATTATTTATTGGGGTCACGAAGCAGGTACTATTGAGAAAGATGCAGTAGTAGCCTATTGTGAAAAATTACCGCAGTCAGAGTACCTTGTGCTCAGATACCAATATATGAATCAACAAAACCAAGCCCCTTTTATCATTGCAATTGAAAAACGCTAA
- a CDS encoding MBL fold metallo-hydrolase — translation MRITVLGFQSPYPGPGGATPGYLLQTESMNILIDCGSGVISQVTKYIPIHQLDAVFLSHYHQDHIADVGVLQYGLNVHQRVEGIRTNQPVPIYAPTEPAEYSSQMVYKEATIYKPITEQTEVILGDIAVRFIRTDHPILCYAMMFTHNGKKVLYGADTGMQMHWEKVMEPDLFICEGTYLDGFEPNKPSGHLSVRQAAQIANDIKAKSLLITHLFHNTKEEDVYEQASSYGELCYVAQIGLQIEI, via the coding sequence ATGCGTATCACTGTGTTAGGCTTTCAATCACCATATCCAGGACCTGGAGGAGCTACCCCTGGTTATTTACTACAAACAGAATCAATGAATATATTAATTGACTGTGGGAGTGGGGTAATCAGCCAAGTAACGAAATACATACCAATTCATCAGTTAGATGCGGTTTTCTTATCACATTATCATCAAGATCATATTGCTGATGTTGGGGTTTTGCAGTATGGTTTGAATGTGCATCAAAGAGTGGAGGGAATACGCACTAATCAACCTGTACCAATTTATGCCCCGACAGAGCCAGCCGAATATAGCAGTCAAATGGTATATAAAGAAGCAACAATTTATAAGCCCATAACCGAGCAGACAGAAGTGATTCTAGGAGACATAGCTGTTCGTTTTATCAGAACAGATCACCCCATTTTATGTTATGCTATGATGTTTACGCATAATGGGAAAAAAGTTCTGTATGGTGCTGACACAGGAATGCAGATGCACTGGGAGAAGGTTATGGAACCCGATTTATTTATATGTGAAGGCACGTATCTTGACGGTTTTGAGCCAAACAAGCCGAGTGGTCATTTATCTGTGCGCCAAGCGGCTCAGATTGCAAATGATATAAAAGCAAAATCATTATTGATAACGCATCTATTCCATAACACAAAGGAAGAGGATGTTTACGAACAGGCCAGCTCATATGGGGAATTATGCTACGTAGCACAGATAGGATTACAGATAGAGATATAA